One window from the genome of Cryobacterium sp. GrIS_2_6 encodes:
- a CDS encoding cation transporter — protein MRSSGAVDTQVVLLRRGRRLEYVTLGWNVFGVAILAVLGVAASSVALIGFGLDSLIEIGASTVVLWELSGTGEARQHRALRLIGVAFVALAAYLSVQSTVALASNHHASPSVAGIVWTGVTAVVMFALAFGKGRTGRALGNPVLVTEGRVTLIDGLLAVAVLVGVALDLFLGWWWADPLAGYVIVYYAVREAIHIFRP, from the coding sequence ATGCGTTCAAGCGGAGCCGTCGACACCCAGGTGGTTCTCCTCCGGCGGGGGCGACGACTCGAATATGTCACCCTGGGCTGGAACGTCTTCGGGGTCGCTATCCTGGCCGTGCTCGGCGTTGCCGCATCGTCCGTCGCCCTGATCGGATTCGGACTCGACAGCCTCATCGAGATCGGTGCAAGCACGGTCGTGCTCTGGGAGCTGTCCGGCACGGGGGAGGCTCGTCAGCATCGTGCGCTGCGGCTCATCGGTGTCGCGTTCGTCGCGCTCGCCGCATACCTCTCCGTGCAATCGACCGTGGCCCTGGCGTCGAACCACCATGCGTCGCCGAGCGTTGCCGGAATTGTCTGGACGGGCGTAACGGCCGTTGTCATGTTCGCACTGGCGTTCGGGAAGGGCCGGACCGGCCGCGCCCTCGGAAATCCCGTGCTGGTCACGGAAGGTCGAGTGACGTTGATCGACGGTTTGCTGGCCGTCGCCGTGCTGGTGGGGGTGGCCCTCGACCTGTTCCTCGGCTGGTGGTGGGCGGATCCGCTCGCCGGCTACGTGATCGTCTACTACGCGGTCCGTGAAGCAATCCACATATTCCGGCCATGA
- a CDS encoding DUF222 domain-containing protein, translating to MTAEEPSEVHAESTVDSTAEPPPGAPPDNPPETSLNPRHLSLVEPSLPEVYDAIREADREMNRAAAKRAAAIYAGQRVLADVGRARAEAAVRAGGPRPPWSPEEATKEEFTCEVGALLRLPRRTAETLIEASRTLAEDLPATREALTSGVISYRHAQVIMEQAWGIRVDDPVAAARARAVFEETLVPDAELLTVAKLSDRARRVRERTHPETITARHQKSVEDRHVVFQALNDGMASLSVTGDAEKVQAAYHRTLDTALCLQGPEETRTLTQLAADVLTDVLLSGVTPDGLGAGVAAQVNVTVPVLTLLGTSEEPGYLAGYGPIDPDTARRLAAGAPSFTRLLTNPETGVVLSMGRDTYKPPAALKKWLEVRDETCTFPGCRRSAKRSDLDHSVEWQHGGETDAMNLAHLCPYHHAVKSYTRWSPRHLGDGRIEWTSPAGYRYIVEPSADMRPPRKPTPVPKPPAPFVDVWNLDPTPDDPDDPTPF from the coding sequence ATGACAGCTGAAGAACCCTCAGAAGTTCACGCGGAAAGCACGGTGGACAGCACGGCGGAACCCCCGCCCGGGGCCCCTCCCGACAACCCTCCTGAGACCTCCCTCAACCCCCGGCACCTGAGCCTGGTGGAGCCGTCCCTGCCCGAGGTGTATGACGCGATCCGGGAGGCGGACCGGGAGATGAACCGGGCCGCCGCGAAGCGGGCGGCCGCGATCTATGCCGGGCAGCGGGTGCTGGCCGATGTCGGCCGGGCCCGCGCGGAAGCCGCGGTTCGCGCCGGGGGCCCGCGCCCGCCGTGGTCGCCGGAAGAAGCCACGAAGGAGGAGTTCACCTGCGAGGTCGGCGCCCTGCTCCGGCTCCCGCGCCGGACGGCGGAGACCCTGATCGAAGCCAGCCGCACCCTCGCCGAGGACCTCCCCGCAACACGGGAAGCCTTGACCTCCGGGGTGATCAGCTACCGGCACGCGCAAGTCATCATGGAGCAGGCCTGGGGCATCCGGGTCGATGACCCGGTGGCGGCCGCCCGGGCCCGCGCCGTGTTCGAGGAGACCCTCGTGCCCGACGCGGAACTGCTCACCGTCGCGAAGCTGTCCGACCGGGCCCGGCGGGTGCGGGAACGCACCCACCCGGAAACCATCACCGCGAGGCACCAGAAGAGTGTCGAGGATCGGCACGTGGTGTTCCAGGCCCTCAACGACGGGATGGCGTCGCTGTCTGTGACCGGGGACGCGGAGAAGGTGCAGGCCGCCTACCACCGCACCCTCGACACGGCGCTCTGCCTGCAGGGCCCGGAGGAAACCCGCACCCTGACCCAGCTGGCGGCAGACGTGCTCACCGACGTGCTGCTCAGCGGGGTCACCCCGGACGGTCTCGGTGCCGGGGTGGCCGCGCAGGTCAACGTCACCGTTCCCGTGCTGACCTTGCTGGGCACGAGCGAGGAACCCGGGTATCTGGCCGGGTACGGACCCATCGACCCCGACACCGCCCGGCGTCTCGCGGCCGGGGCGCCGAGCTTCACCCGGCTACTCACCAACCCCGAGACCGGGGTCGTGCTCTCCATGGGACGCGACACCTATAAACCGCCAGCAGCGCTCAAGAAGTGGCTCGAGGTGCGGGATGAGACCTGCACCTTCCCCGGGTGCCGGCGCTCCGCGAAGCGGTCAGACCTGGATCACAGCGTGGAGTGGCAGCACGGCGGTGAGACGGACGCGATGAACCTCGCCCATCTCTGCCCGTATCACCACGCCGTGAAGAGCTACACGAGGTGGTCGCCGAGACACCTCGGCGATGGTCGCATCGAGTGGACGTCCCCGGCCGGGTACCGCTACATCGTGGAACCCTCAGCGGACATGAGACCACCCCGGAAACCCACGCCCGTACCCAAACCGCCGGCCCCGTTCGTCGATGTCTGGAACCTGGACCCCACACCCGACGACCCCGACGACCCGACACCGTTCTAG
- a CDS encoding DMT family transporter, whose amino-acid sequence MNTSSPEKGSRAGALANRGVQAALVSALLFGAGTPLAKILLGEVSPWMLAGLLYCGSGIGLGLIRLVRRSPRVRLSRAEWVPLSGAILFGGIFGPVLLMLGLSNIPASGASLLLNAEGVFTAVLAWFVFKENFDRRIALGMLAIVAGAVILSAPGGANFGIAWPSLAILGACLCWGLDNNLTRKIALTDATWLAAVKGSVAGPVNLSLAFLLGAHLPAAGNIAAALVVGFFAYGISLVLFIVAMRHVGTARAGAYFSIAPFFGAVLAIILGDAVTWPLVIAGLLMVVGIWLHLTERHEHEHTHEPITHDHWHTHDDHHQHDHAEPVPPGTWHKHEHTHEAITHSHEHYPDMHHRHEH is encoded by the coding sequence ATGAATACTTCATCACCGGAGAAGGGCTCGAGGGCGGGCGCCCTCGCCAACCGGGGAGTCCAGGCGGCGCTGGTGTCCGCGCTGCTGTTCGGTGCCGGAACGCCGCTCGCCAAGATCCTCCTCGGCGAGGTCAGCCCGTGGATGCTGGCCGGCCTGCTGTACTGCGGCTCCGGGATCGGCCTCGGCCTGATCCGGCTCGTTCGCCGGTCGCCCCGGGTGCGGCTCAGCCGCGCCGAGTGGGTGCCGCTGTCGGGTGCGATCCTGTTCGGCGGGATCTTCGGCCCGGTGCTCCTGATGCTCGGGCTCTCGAACATACCGGCCTCGGGCGCATCGCTGCTGCTGAACGCCGAAGGCGTCTTCACCGCCGTGCTGGCGTGGTTCGTCTTCAAGGAGAATTTCGACCGGCGCATCGCCCTCGGAATGCTCGCGATCGTAGCCGGCGCCGTCATCCTGAGTGCCCCCGGCGGGGCGAACTTCGGCATTGCCTGGCCGTCCTTGGCGATCCTCGGCGCGTGCCTCTGCTGGGGCCTCGACAACAATCTCACCCGAAAGATCGCGCTGACGGATGCGACGTGGCTCGCCGCCGTCAAGGGGTCCGTCGCCGGCCCGGTCAACCTGTCGCTCGCCTTCCTCCTCGGTGCGCACCTCCCGGCAGCTGGAAACATCGCTGCGGCCCTCGTGGTCGGGTTCTTCGCCTACGGCATCAGCCTGGTTCTTTTCATCGTCGCAATGCGCCATGTGGGTACGGCGCGGGCCGGGGCGTACTTCTCGATCGCGCCGTTCTTTGGTGCCGTGCTGGCCATCATTCTCGGCGACGCTGTGACGTGGCCTCTCGTCATTGCCGGCCTCCTGATGGTTGTCGGGATCTGGCTTCACCTCACCGAACGCCATGAGCACGAGCACACGCACGAACCGATCACGCACGACCACTGGCACACCCACGATGATCATCACCAGCACGACCATGCCGAGCCGGTTCCGCCGGGAACCTGGCACAAGCACGAACACACGCACGAAGCCATCACCCACAGCCACGAGCACTACCCGGACATGCACCACCGGCACGAGCACTGA
- a CDS encoding sugar porter family MFS transporter has translation MTVAHAPAQPTSHAGNGFVVLITVIAALGGLLFGFDQGVISGAIGFLSSRFQMDAGLSGFVTASLSLGAIAGCLIAGFLCDGLGRRLLMFIGAVLFIVSSIGCGLAAGPAMLIVFRVIGGLGVGVVSTVVPLYIAEIAPAKIRGRLVGGYQLAIASGILLVYIVNALIANTHALEWNLESGWRWMFAAGVVPGVLFFVLMFLVPETPRFLFEKGQAGKARAILTRIQGSVDAEKSLVQFQIVQDGPNKGFFRELFKKGFGVALVLTIGLSFFQQLTGVSAVAYYAPVIFKQAGASTSVALIETVVVGVVKVLFVVSFMILVDRVGRKRLLVWGTALMALCLIGIGAAFSTPTPMSLLTDGVILALILLHTVGFEASWGPGIWVVISELWPTRIRGRAASIGSSVLWLGTYLVTQFFPILLEKWGTPMTFVLFGFFCLVMCVFTYKLVPENKGKTLEQIQVELTTAGAKN, from the coding sequence ATGACCGTCGCACACGCACCAGCACAACCCACATCACACGCCGGCAACGGCTTCGTTGTCCTCATCACCGTCATCGCCGCCCTCGGCGGCCTGCTGTTCGGCTTCGACCAGGGCGTGATCTCGGGAGCCATCGGCTTCCTGAGCAGCCGATTCCAGATGGATGCCGGCCTCAGCGGCTTCGTCACGGCCTCGCTCTCCCTCGGCGCCATCGCCGGCTGCCTGATCGCCGGGTTCCTTTGCGACGGGCTCGGTCGCCGCCTACTGATGTTCATCGGCGCCGTGCTCTTCATCGTCTCGAGCATCGGCTGCGGACTCGCCGCGGGCCCCGCGATGCTCATCGTCTTCCGCGTCATCGGGGGCCTCGGCGTCGGCGTGGTGTCGACGGTCGTGCCGCTGTACATCGCCGAGATCGCCCCGGCCAAGATTCGTGGGCGCCTCGTCGGCGGCTACCAGCTGGCGATCGCCTCGGGCATCCTGCTCGTTTACATCGTCAACGCTCTGATCGCCAACACCCACGCCCTCGAATGGAACCTCGAGTCCGGCTGGCGCTGGATGTTCGCGGCCGGTGTCGTTCCCGGCGTCCTGTTCTTCGTCCTGATGTTCCTCGTGCCCGAAACGCCGCGCTTCCTCTTCGAGAAGGGGCAGGCCGGCAAGGCCCGGGCGATCCTGACCAGGATCCAGGGTTCGGTCGACGCGGAGAAGTCCCTCGTCCAGTTCCAGATCGTGCAGGATGGCCCGAACAAGGGCTTCTTCCGGGAGCTCTTCAAGAAGGGCTTCGGCGTCGCCCTCGTGCTGACGATCGGCCTGTCGTTCTTCCAGCAGCTCACCGGCGTCAGCGCCGTCGCGTACTACGCCCCGGTCATCTTCAAGCAGGCCGGTGCGAGCACGAGCGTCGCCCTGATCGAGACCGTCGTGGTCGGCGTCGTCAAGGTGCTGTTCGTGGTCTCGTTCATGATTCTCGTCGACCGCGTCGGCCGCAAGCGCCTGCTGGTCTGGGGCACAGCGCTGATGGCCTTGTGCCTGATCGGCATCGGCGCGGCCTTCTCGACACCGACCCCGATGAGCCTCCTCACCGACGGCGTCATCCTCGCCCTCATCCTGCTGCACACGGTCGGCTTCGAAGCCTCGTGGGGCCCCGGCATCTGGGTGGTCATCTCCGAACTGTGGCCGACCCGCATCCGCGGCCGCGCGGCATCCATCGGCTCGTCGGTCCTCTGGCTCGGCACCTACCTCGTCACCCAATTCTTCCCGATCCTCCTCGAGAAATGGGGCACACCGATGACCTTCGTGCTCTTCGGCTTCTTCTGCCTGGTGATGTGCGTCTTCACGTACAAGCTGGTCCCGGAGAATAAGGGCAAGACGCTCGAGCAGATCCAGGTCGAACTGACCACGGCGGGAGCCAAGAACTGA
- a CDS encoding mannitol dehydrogenase family protein — translation MLTLTTETMQNLATFEAAGITVPHFDRTAVQLTTSANPAWIHFGGGNLFRCLHASLQQHLLNAGESDVGIVVVDTYDDELIETIYQGRDNLSLTVVMKANGDIEKELIASITESRYLAESNPVATLRVRAIFANPSLQLATVTITEKGYNLKGPDGELSGLVLGDIKAGPDHARHTMAHLASLLLERYRAGATPIAMLSTDNFSHNGEKLRDAILVFARAWQDRGFVDDGFLGYVTDPARVAFPWSMIDRITPSPSASVAGELRAAGFGDTEILVTQKRTTTAPFVNTEEVNYLVVEDAFPNGRPPLEKAGVYFTDRDTVNKVERMKVCTCLNPLHTAMAIFGCLLGFTSIAEETEDADISTLIRGIGYREGLPVVTNPGIIDPKSFLDQVVGERLPNERIPDTPQRIASDTSQKVGIRFGETIKLYRNNGAADDLTFIPLAIAGWCRYLLALDDRGEPFELSPDPMNEHLRRYVSDIRLGDPASVGRRLHPILSNREIFGLNLYDTGLGARIEGYVEELVAGPGAVRSTLHKYASTTSNSTTSNGTTSNTEETASCK, via the coding sequence ATGCTGACCCTCACGACAGAAACCATGCAGAACCTGGCGACATTCGAGGCGGCCGGCATCACTGTGCCTCACTTCGACCGCACAGCCGTCCAGCTCACCACTTCGGCGAATCCGGCGTGGATCCACTTCGGCGGCGGGAACCTGTTCCGGTGCCTGCACGCCTCGCTGCAGCAGCACCTGCTCAACGCGGGTGAGAGCGACGTCGGAATCGTCGTCGTCGACACCTACGACGACGAACTGATCGAGACGATCTACCAGGGCCGCGACAACCTCTCCCTGACCGTCGTGATGAAGGCGAACGGTGACATCGAGAAGGAACTGATCGCGAGCATCACCGAGAGCCGGTACCTCGCAGAGTCGAACCCGGTCGCCACGTTACGGGTCAGGGCGATCTTCGCGAACCCGAGCCTGCAACTGGCCACGGTCACGATCACCGAGAAGGGCTACAACCTGAAGGGCCCGGACGGCGAGCTTTCCGGGCTCGTGCTGGGGGACATCAAGGCGGGTCCCGACCACGCGCGGCACACCATGGCGCACCTCGCCTCGCTCCTCCTCGAGCGCTACCGGGCCGGTGCGACCCCGATCGCGATGCTCAGCACCGACAACTTCTCCCACAACGGCGAGAAGCTCCGAGACGCGATCCTCGTGTTCGCCCGCGCCTGGCAGGACCGGGGCTTCGTCGACGACGGGTTCCTCGGCTATGTCACCGACCCGGCGAGGGTCGCGTTCCCGTGGAGCATGATCGACCGGATTACACCGAGCCCGTCGGCCTCCGTCGCCGGCGAGCTTCGGGCGGCGGGATTCGGCGACACCGAGATCCTGGTCACGCAGAAGCGCACCACGACGGCGCCCTTCGTGAACACCGAGGAGGTCAACTACCTCGTCGTCGAGGACGCCTTCCCCAACGGCCGGCCACCGCTCGAGAAGGCCGGCGTGTACTTCACCGACCGCGACACCGTCAACAAGGTCGAACGCATGAAGGTGTGCACGTGCCTCAACCCGCTGCACACGGCCATGGCGATTTTCGGATGCCTCCTGGGCTTCACTTCAATCGCCGAAGAAACCGAAGATGCTGATATTTCGACCTTGATCAGGGGGATCGGCTACCGCGAGGGGCTCCCTGTCGTGACGAACCCCGGCATCATCGACCCGAAGAGCTTCCTCGACCAGGTCGTGGGGGAACGGCTGCCGAACGAGCGCATCCCGGACACCCCGCAGAGGATCGCCTCCGACACCTCGCAGAAGGTCGGGATCCGCTTCGGCGAGACGATCAAGCTCTACCGGAACAATGGCGCCGCCGACGATCTGACGTTCATTCCGCTCGCCATCGCCGGCTGGTGCCGCTACCTGCTCGCACTCGACGACCGGGGAGAGCCGTTCGAGCTGAGCCCGGACCCGATGAACGAGCACCTGCGCCGGTACGTGAGTGACATCAGGCTCGGGGACCCGGCCAGTGTCGGCCGGCGGCTGCATCCGATCCTCTCCAACCGGGAGATCTTCGGGCTGAACCTGTACGACACCGGACTCGGTGCGCGGATCGAGGGGTACGTCGAAGAACTCGTCGCGGGTCCCGGGGCGGTCCGGAGCACGCTGCACAAGTACGCGAGCACCACAAGCAACAGCACCACAAGCAACGGCACCACAAGCAATACAGAGGAGACAGCATCATGCAAATGA
- the uxuA gene encoding mannonate dehydratase, whose product MQMTFRWFGPDDDKITLGQVRQIPGVEGVVGALYDVPVGEVWPKAKIAYLKAQIEEARMSLQVIESVNIHDDIKIGLPSRDAYIENYKETIRNLSEFGIKVICYNFMPVFDWVRTELARTLPDGSTTMAYDQSIVDTMDPEGMAASVEGDSNGYVMPGWEPERMKGLKALFAQYADVDEKKLSDNLRYFLEAIIPTCEKYDIKMAIHPDDPPRPIFGLPRIVKNFDDLKTIVEMVDSPHNALTLCTGSLGENPENDVPALIRYFAGRDRVPFAHVRNIKHLGNDNFEEAAHLSEMGSLDIYEIMKAFHDVGFDGYIRPDHGRMIWGETGRPGYGLYDRALGIAYLNGLWEAIDKASRA is encoded by the coding sequence ATGCAAATGACATTCCGGTGGTTCGGACCCGACGACGACAAGATCACGCTCGGGCAGGTCCGGCAGATTCCGGGCGTCGAAGGTGTCGTCGGCGCCCTCTACGACGTCCCGGTCGGCGAGGTCTGGCCCAAAGCCAAGATCGCCTACCTGAAAGCACAGATCGAGGAAGCCCGGATGAGCCTCCAGGTGATCGAGAGCGTCAACATCCACGACGACATCAAGATCGGGCTCCCGAGCCGCGACGCGTACATCGAGAACTACAAGGAGACCATCAGGAATCTCTCCGAGTTCGGCATCAAGGTCATCTGCTACAACTTCATGCCGGTCTTCGACTGGGTGCGCACCGAGCTGGCCAGGACGCTTCCCGACGGTTCGACGACGATGGCCTACGACCAGTCCATCGTCGACACCATGGACCCCGAGGGCATGGCCGCATCGGTCGAGGGCGACTCGAACGGATACGTCATGCCGGGCTGGGAGCCCGAGCGTATGAAGGGCCTCAAGGCCCTGTTCGCCCAGTACGCGGATGTCGACGAGAAGAAGCTCTCCGACAACCTGCGGTACTTCCTCGAGGCGATCATCCCGACCTGCGAGAAGTACGACATCAAGATGGCCATCCACCCGGACGACCCGCCCCGGCCGATCTTCGGCCTCCCCCGGATCGTGAAGAACTTCGACGACCTCAAGACCATCGTCGAAATGGTCGACAGCCCGCACAACGCGCTGACCCTCTGCACCGGCAGCCTCGGTGAGAATCCGGAAAACGACGTTCCCGCGCTCATCCGCTATTTCGCCGGTCGCGACCGGGTGCCGTTCGCCCACGTGCGCAACATCAAGCACCTCGGCAACGACAACTTCGAGGAGGCCGCGCACCTCTCGGAGATGGGTTCGCTCGACATCTACGAGATCATGAAGGCCTTCCACGACGTCGGCTTCGACGGGTACATCCGTCCGGACCACGGCCGGATGATCTGGGGCGAGACCGGGCGCCCGGGCTATGGTCTGTACGACCGTGCACTGGGAATCGCGTACCTCAACGGGCTGTGGGAAGCGATCGACAAGGCCTCCAGGGCCTGA
- a CDS encoding GntR family transcriptional regulator, translating to MTMESGAFRARPATTRRNARTHALEIIRQKIITLDLAPGTRLSENELAGQLGLSRTPIRESLILLAEEQLVFVVPQVGTLVAPILLSEIETAQFVRESLELAALNESVARATPDDIAELNAIIDAQRIADSRKTQSGFFTLDEEFHATLMGISGHGSAWRTVAQAKAHLDRARHLSLSFTGMSVLIDQHQVITDSLAAGDGDAAASAMREHLRRVFNDIAAVRQTNPELFTLDPSQ from the coding sequence ATGACGATGGAATCGGGAGCGTTTCGGGCCAGGCCCGCGACCACACGGCGCAACGCCCGCACGCACGCGCTCGAGATCATTCGCCAGAAGATCATCACGCTCGACCTGGCCCCAGGCACCCGGTTGTCGGAGAACGAGCTGGCCGGCCAGCTCGGCTTGTCCCGCACCCCGATCCGGGAGAGCCTCATCCTCCTCGCCGAGGAGCAGCTCGTCTTCGTGGTCCCTCAGGTCGGCACGCTCGTCGCCCCGATCCTGCTCTCCGAGATCGAGACGGCCCAGTTCGTGCGCGAATCCCTCGAGCTCGCGGCACTGAACGAGTCCGTCGCCCGCGCGACGCCCGACGACATCGCCGAACTGAACGCGATCATCGACGCCCAGCGGATCGCGGACAGCCGCAAGACCCAGTCCGGCTTCTTCACCCTCGACGAGGAGTTCCACGCGACCCTGATGGGCATCAGCGGCCACGGCTCCGCCTGGCGGACCGTCGCCCAGGCGAAGGCGCACCTCGACAGGGCGCGGCACCTTTCGCTGTCCTTCACCGGGATGAGCGTGTTGATCGACCAGCATCAGGTCATCACCGACTCGCTCGCGGCGGGCGATGGGGATGCTGCCGCGAGCGCCATGCGGGAACACCTGCGCCGTGTCTTCAACGACATTGCAGCGGTGCGGCAGACCAATCCGGAGCTGTTCACCCTCGACCCGTCCCAGTAG
- a CDS encoding metalloregulator ArsR/SmtB family transcription factor, which translates to MRTDLAGPDPDALRPLDRAAAEDIARGLRAMADPTRVQLLGMIVSRPDGRALVGELATALGLSQPTVSHHMRIMTEEGLLARAQVGRQVWYSVMPERVGDVLETTRSDTDPIAVVVAAPVLARITDDLATRFRGTFSHETVGRYVRESYELLAGQAKITRYLPSFTARFAGDRLRSLAAADGRIATDGLVATGAKGVPGSPDSPDVPDVPDVLFVCVQNAGRSQLASAILRSLAGERVRVLTAGSAPAGRVNPMVVAALDEIGVPLAGEYPKPLTDEVVRAADYVITMGCGDACPVYPGRTYLDWELADPVGLPMEGVRAIRDEIEARVRALLADLDRMR; encoded by the coding sequence ATGCGAACAGACCTTGCCGGCCCCGATCCGGACGCGCTGCGGCCGCTCGACCGCGCGGCCGCCGAGGACATCGCCCGGGGCCTGCGCGCGATGGCCGACCCGACCCGGGTGCAGCTCCTCGGCATGATCGTCAGTCGGCCGGATGGCCGCGCACTCGTCGGCGAACTCGCCACGGCACTCGGACTGAGCCAGCCGACCGTCAGCCATCACATGCGCATCATGACCGAGGAGGGCCTGCTCGCCCGGGCTCAGGTCGGTCGTCAGGTCTGGTATTCGGTCATGCCCGAGCGGGTCGGCGACGTTCTCGAGACGACCAGGAGCGACACCGACCCGATCGCGGTCGTCGTGGCCGCGCCCGTGCTGGCGCGCATCACGGACGACCTCGCGACCCGGTTCCGGGGCACGTTCTCGCACGAAACCGTCGGCCGGTACGTGCGGGAGAGCTATGAACTCCTCGCCGGGCAGGCGAAGATCACCCGCTATCTTCCCTCGTTCACGGCGCGCTTCGCCGGCGACCGACTGCGGTCGCTGGCCGCGGCGGACGGTCGGATTGCGACGGACGGTCTCGTCGCGACGGGCGCGAAGGGCGTGCCGGGTTCTCCAGACTCTCCCGACGTTCCCGACGTTCCGGACGTGCTGTTCGTCTGCGTTCAGAACGCAGGACGGTCCCAGCTCGCCTCGGCCATTCTGCGGTCGCTCGCCGGGGAGCGCGTGCGGGTCCTGACGGCAGGGTCGGCTCCGGCCGGCCGGGTCAATCCGATGGTCGTCGCCGCGCTCGACGAGATCGGCGTTCCTCTCGCAGGCGAGTACCCCAAGCCCCTGACGGACGAGGTCGTCCGGGCGGCGGACTACGTGATCACGATGGGCTGCGGCGACGCGTGCCCGGTCTATCCCGGCCGCACGTACCTCGACTGGGAACTTGCCGACCCTGTCGGACTCCCGATGGAGGGCGTCCGGGCGATTCGCGACGAGATCGAGGCGCGGGTCAGGGCCCTCCTCGCCGACCTCGACCGGATGCGGTGA
- a CDS encoding EamA family transporter, with protein sequence MLAAVCFGTTGTAQALGALVGAEASATSLGAARIVFGGALLAILAFAVALAERRRRSAAADRDGDSDREPERVRSRLRSSSVALVLLGAAGVDAYQPAFFTGTAQNGVAVGTLVALGSAPVLTGLLEWGWFRRPPGIRWACATAVAAIGVAALSGLFSGGGGPVTALGIAGSLGAAASYAVYTLSTKLLLDRGWAPAAAMGATFGAAAVLMLPVLLASNPVWLAQPAGLATATWLAVVATALAYTLFARGLRGLSASQVSTLTLVEPVTATALGVFVLHEDFTPATVVGVVFLVAGLGILTMNRRAARASTGALS encoded by the coding sequence GTGCTTGCGGCCGTGTGCTTCGGGACGACGGGCACCGCTCAGGCACTCGGCGCCCTCGTCGGCGCCGAGGCGAGCGCGACGTCGCTCGGCGCGGCGCGCATCGTGTTCGGCGGCGCGCTCCTGGCGATCCTCGCGTTCGCGGTGGCGCTCGCCGAGCGCCGGAGGCGGTCGGCCGCGGCCGACCGCGACGGCGACAGCGACCGCGAGCCGGAGCGCGTCCGAAGCCGGCTGCGCAGCTCGAGCGTGGCGCTTGTGCTCCTCGGGGCGGCGGGCGTTGACGCGTACCAGCCGGCTTTCTTCACCGGGACCGCGCAGAACGGGGTCGCGGTCGGCACGCTCGTCGCCCTCGGCTCCGCTCCCGTGCTGACGGGACTGCTCGAGTGGGGCTGGTTCCGCAGGCCCCCGGGCATCCGCTGGGCGTGTGCGACGGCGGTTGCGGCGATCGGGGTCGCGGCGCTGTCCGGGCTGTTCAGCGGGGGAGGCGGGCCCGTGACGGCGCTCGGGATCGCGGGCTCTCTCGGCGCGGCCGCGTCCTACGCGGTGTACACACTGAGTACGAAGCTGCTCCTCGATCGCGGTTGGGCGCCCGCGGCCGCCATGGGAGCGACATTCGGTGCGGCCGCCGTGCTGATGCTGCCCGTTCTGCTCGCGAGCAACCCGGTCTGGCTCGCCCAACCGGCAGGGCTGGCGACGGCGACGTGGCTGGCGGTCGTGGCGACCGCCCTCGCCTACACCCTCTTCGCCCGCGGATTGCGGGGCCTGTCGGCATCCCAGGTGTCGACGCTCACGCTTGTCGAACCCGTGACCGCGACCGCACTCGGCGTGTTCGTTCTGCACGAGGACTTCACGCCGGCCACCGTTGTCGGCGTCGTTTTTCTCGTGGCCGGACTCGGAATCCTCACAATGAACCGCCGCGCCGCACGGGCATCGACCGGCGCCTTGTCTTAA